ACATCGGACGCAATTTTACTGGACGCAACCTTTTTGCCCCGCTGAAAGGGGAAGGTGGATGCTGGCCGTTGTTATCAGGGAGACAAGGAATAGACACCAGTATCAAGATGATGCTAACAATTAACTCAATGACTTCATACTCATTTCCGGCTAACTTCtctttgtagtttttttttttttgtcctggTATGTACAAaaactatttgaaaaaaaaaaaaaaaaaaaaaaaaaaggaactgaaggaggagaaaaagataCAAACGAAACAAAAGGTTGGGTTGCCGCATGGACTGGGCCACGGCCTATTGCCAACATGGGTGGAAGGAGATGCAGATTTGTAGGATCATTTTTCCACAATCTCTGGGCCTCTGTACATTGCCCCAACTACCTCTAAGTCCTTAGGTTCTTCCAGCTCTTGAAGCCATGCATGACCTTCCCTCTCCTCTTCAGGCACTGATACCCCATCAACTGAAATTGCCAAAGAGAGACAAAGAATCAAAGTCTGCATATCCGGTAAAGGCATTGCCTCATTGGCGTGGTAAAGAAAATTGTACCCAACTTTGGCATGGAGAAGCAATTCGATCGGTACCTGATACACTGGTGAAAGGAAATTCATGGTAGTATGTGCAATGCCGGCCATCAGGATCAGAATATGGAGGGCCAAGCACATCTAGCACCGCACATGTTGTCACTGCTGTGAAGCAATGCATGTTGCCTCCTTCAGCTGGGTAAAGGATAGAGGCGTTGCAAGGAGCGGTAAAGTCAGAGTCAACCTTAACCTTAGCCAAACGACCAGCAGGAGCTGTGACTGCATCAATAAAATCATGTCAAAATAGTTGAAAATCAAATTTTCTAGTTGGAAGTTAAGAAACTATCCGATCCAACTAGTTAAACGTAGCCATTTTCTGCGAGCTGATCCATCAAACGTCTCTGAATGAGAATACAGTAACAAATTAACCGCCGGGTTTTAACATAAATAAGGGCTTATAGTACCTATTGACTACTATCTAAACAAGTCACAAAAAAGAAGTCAAATCGTGTCAGATAAGTCTATTTGCCTGTTCACAGTGCCTCTCTACAGCCACTTCACAGTTCATTTTCagctttttttataaatataaatattatatatatcaataggagtaatcaagtacactagaggtatacaaGTAAAAAACTACCTAAAATACACCAAGTCTGAATTGAAATGGAACACACCTCTCCAACCCCTTGTTTCCTGTAGAACTAGTACCGAACCCAAAACCTTTTCAGTTTTCTTCTatcatttaaaatgtttttcttaGTTCTTTGAAGGTTTTTATTGTTGTTCAGATCTACACCTCCCTAGACACCATCACCACCCCCGCACTGCCTCACCATGTTCCCGACTCCATCCTCCTTCCATGAACCCCACCCCTTCGTCTTATGACGGGGGCGCTCACTTCACtctaccaaaaataaaaataaaaacctgaAAATCCCAGCCCTCCAACCCTCATCAGGTCTTGCTCCTCTACATGTCCCTTCCCCAATCACCCTATCCCACCCTCCCCAGCACCGAAATGCATGGCCAGCGTGTGCCACCACATGATCTCTCCCAGACCAACCCCACATCCTAACGCTCTTTCCCAAACACCCATTACACCCCCCCACCCCTTTCTCCCCAACAACAATTCTGTTCAGTTTCTTCcctcttttattattttgtattgtgTTTGGAAGCTTGACCTATCATCGACTTAGCAATTTCCAATAATTTCTATGCTTATCTACCATTTTTTGGAGTTTTGTTACACTCCACCCTCTCATGAATTTCTCTTTTTATGGTAAGAAACTTATCTTATCTTGATCATGAAAATAAGGGTTTAGAGTATAGCCGAAGCATCAAGATGTTGGATGCTACCTTTCTTATGTGTCATTCTTTAGTAAATttcattataatattaataattttccaCTTCATTTTTAAAGTAGGCTAATTATTGCATCATATATTATACATTGTCTACGGAAACATGAAATTATACGGTGTCTTGGGAAAAAGTTTGGTGATAATGTGGAAGGGAAGACTTACTTTCTAAAGGATTCTCATTGGCGGATGTGTCACTAGAGGCATCAACCACCCAGTCATACGATTTGATGTGCATGGTCCCAAAGAGAAGCTTACTGAAAACCGTCATGCCGGGGTGATTATGAAGTGGAATAACACCATTTGGTGGCAAGCAAAAGATCCCCATctgaaataattgaaaaagatttgAAAACCAAGCCTACAATAAAGTTCCCTGTGTAAACTGATTTTGACCCAATAGCACCTCAGAGGATCAGAGAAGCTTACATACCGAGAATTTCTCACTCTCATAGAGGTGCAGGTATGTTATTGCCGGGGTCCTACGAGAGACCGGTGTCTGGAAATACACCATCTCGGGACTGAGGCCGACATCCTCAGGTTTCATTTTATCTGCAAAATTGAAAGTCAGACCAATAAGAATATAGTACAAGCATTCCAATGGCAAATGCACAGCTTTTGTATAGAGGGTTCATGTCAGTAATGCACAAGTAGAACTCGCGTTAGTATTCCTATGCTGCTATATCACCACTCAGACTTTCCAGAATATCGGCGGCGGGTTGGGGgtggggttggggttggggtttCACAATAATCGAAATCTGTCTTAATTGGGGAAGGGCATGGAAGGGTGACCCGTCGGACAAGCCACTGTTGCTGTTTCGATCGAAAACAAAAAGAGGGGAAAAACATCATCTCCGACATCCCAAAAGGCATTGATCCTACTTGGATGATATTACATTGTTTGTCACGAGTCATCGAACTAACATCTCTAGATAAAGCAAATACCGCTAGAACATTCCCATCTTTATAATCATAAATGTCAACCGCTTCAAAACCCCAAAACACAAAGtttaagagaagaaaaaagcatAATAATTAACATAACTCGTTTCTTTATCAAAACTGCACCTAGAAAACAATCAAAAAGCCAGCGGAGAGTTTCTTTTCAATCAAATTTCAATATCCTCAGGCACGCCCAAATGAACAGATCACATTTTAACACAAAATTCAATACGACCTTCGTGCATAAAGAAGCAAGACATACCCAAAACAGCTCGTAGCCGTTCAATATCTTCAGTGGATGGCACAATCCCGGTCCCGCTATTGGCAAACACTTCCTTGCAAGTCTCGAATAGCATCTGAACCGGCAACATCTTCTTCCGACGTCGCCGGCTCTTCCTCGGCTTGCTTTTCGAAGTCGTGTCTGTGGCCTTGGGTAATTCACGGAATTCCTTATTTCCCTTTCGATCGGTTCGAGTTGTCTCAATCCCCATTCAACCTCAAATTCACACAAGGAATTCAATATGGGCACCCCCAAAACATCCAGAAAATGCAGAATCGGGATCCGGGTGTGTTGagccaaacaaaaacaaaggagaCGGGGTATTGCTAGAGACACCGACTTCGTATCTGGGCATCGACCCAAGAAGCAAAATATCAAGAAATGAACAAGAAACAGAGAAAAcaggggaagaaagaaaaagagaggtaCAGTTGATAAATTATACCGTATGGTACTAGCCGGACAGTCCGGCACAGGGAGGTGAGAGGTCAAAGGAGGAAAGAGATGAGAGAAATGGCATCTCTGTTGGTGAAGGTGATGGTGGTTGCGGATCGAGGACGGAATATAAAGGGGACAAGAGCGAGGGGTAGCTGAAAGGGAGAGAAACAGTTGTTTTTGGAGAGAGTGAAAAAACCAGGGGCCATGCTTGGATTTCCAGTGGGCTGTTCCAACAGCGGATTTTTATCCAGTCACACCACCTCCCCACGCCCTCCTTTggtcttctcttttttttgcCCCTCCTATATTTATGCATTTTTCACACCCTCCACTGCTCTCGCTTTGGTTGGAAAACTTTTGAGGTTGTATTATTTTTGGCTATATGTTTGAACAttgtttttttctataaattggCATTACATTATCCAAATCTTCCTCTGCATTTGATTATGGataatgcttatatatatataaataatttataatgctTGTAACTAAACTTACATACATATGTATTGcattgtaattataatttttttaaataattatttttcaccatttataactaacaattaaaatattattttttattttaaatattattatcctCAATTACACTAGTTGATCTAACATGTTTTAACTATAAAGAATGAACTAAAGTGTGTCGAATCAACCAATATAATGAGAGAAATATAATTAGGGGATGAGTTTTAcaaccataaaaaaatatataaaaataaattcataaattgacgttatttgatatgatacattagattgtaataaagttaattttaatataaaataaatctaatgaatcacataaaatcacgttaatttgtgaatttatttttatatttatataattttttttgtagttaaaGTATTTATCTAATTAAAGATGACAAATATGTAAAGGAGATTGATATTCCTCCGGAGGAAATGATGCTTTCTATGTTTTTGATGATGTAGAGTTTTTCATTTGACAACTTATGGATCTTTATGTTGTTTTACAACTTACCTTGTTTTGTTCATGAAGATGACTAGATTCACTGCATGATAATGTTTTAGCAATTATGCATGCTCCTCTCAGACAGTGCTTGATGTAAATTATGTTTCTCCTATtgctcatatatatacatatacatctatatatatatatatatatatatatatcatgaaggAAAGTATATGAGATTAGTAGtatcataatttgatttgagcAATATCTATCTAGTTATCatttactagttttttttttatttatttataattttagaaagagtGTTGCTACTATACCAACTCATTTATTGTGTTCAATTTGTCCCATTGATGTGTACCATCACATAATACCACGTGATttattaaaacatataaaaacatattcaaaaACAAGATAGTATTCAAAATCATAAACTGTAGATTCTCTTTCCACtgtttatgtttttggttttattaattttatattttaataaaccaattggcatctcatatatatatatagtaatgtcACGTCAAAAAGACAAAGTGAACGATATAATTAGAACAGCATGATAAcatctattttttataatttttaaaaaattttgagcattaacCATTAATTCCCATCTTGATCAGTATTAATTAAGCCAGCACACCATTAGTCCGAATTAAACATCTAGCCAGCTAGCTAGATTTTActgataaattattatttttaagcaGTAACTAAATTTATTGGAATAAATTCTCATCCATCCTGTAAAGTATAAACAGATATAATATCCAAAAATTGACTATCATATGATCAATACTTAGAAGCAAACATTATTTTGAGGAAAAAATGTTGATGGAGCGATTAATTAATTTCATGTTTGAGAAGGCAATTAAGCCTAATATTATAACAAATGAAATGAACTAATTTCGGAGACTCACCAACTACCGGATTTGACCCATGACTGAGTCCTGACAGCCCCCAAAAGGTAAAAAGTGCTTGGAAAACCTTTACATTTTCATTCCTTCCGTAACTATAATATGCTTCTCCAAAAATGTAAAGGCagtgaggaagaaaatgaatatCCCCAATATGTTTCCACTTCGATCCActgatgatcatgagttgaATACCAAACTGCAACCGTTTATTAATTAAGAGAATTGATAGTTGCAGCTATTAGTATGTAAAAGTACTCgtgcaatcattttaaaaataaataaataaatatgaaatatacataaaaataaattatttttttaatagtagactccACTTTTTTGCATGACATTTGTGTACTCtataactatacacataattgacaatttttatttttaaagagaaaattaaTTGACCAGATTGT
The genomic region above belongs to Carya illinoinensis cultivar Pawnee chromosome 4, C.illinoinensisPawnee_v1, whole genome shotgun sequence and contains:
- the LOC122308019 gene encoding plant cysteine oxidase 2-like, with the translated sequence MGIETTRTDRKGNKEFRELPKATDTTSKSKPRKSRRRRKKMLPVQMLFETCKEVFANSGTGIVPSTEDIERLRAVLDKMKPEDVGLSPEMVYFQTPVSRRTPAITYLHLYESEKFSMGIFCLPPNGVIPLHNHPGMTVFSKLLFGTMHIKSYDWVVDASSDTSANENPLEITAPAGRLAKVKVDSDFTAPCNASILYPAEGGNMHCFTAVTTCAVLDVLGPPYSDPDGRHCTYYHEFPFTSVSVDGVSVPEEEREGHAWLQELEEPKDLEVVGAMYRGPEIVEK